One segment of Fusarium oxysporum f. sp. lycopersici 4287 chromosome 7, whole genome shotgun sequence DNA contains the following:
- a CDS encoding amidohydrolase ytcJ-like (At least one base has a quality score < 10) produces MLDRIDVHCTWVSQPVLDLLPSDLPEAVPGGEIIRDPGLGVFCDNAMDMVISIWPQPGRDFKARAVKTAMKRLNEVGLVGMHDAGATPDTLNLYNELSSGDDWTLRVYAMLECPQRNSYCPEVAVKFARDDDRFAVQSVKLFADGALGSWGSAMLDPYSDHPWTSGSLLINASALTDVTKRWAADGYQVNIHAIGDLANRNAVDALEAALVQQCLHEATAQGAYPSTLDQSVNGSHDQIEARAACQARHRFRIEHAQIIHPADQRRILELGIIPSIQPTHATSDMKYALARLGKDRLSSSAYRMRSVLPAHPILGSDFPVEPPNPFQGIYAAVTRRSPHTGRGTDDSPDGWHTEEALSLDEAMWGFTGAPAYGAFLDSRAGVIREGALADWVVLDTPIESYDIDDLRTLKVKETWVAGKQVYARSNDD; encoded by the exons ATGCTTGATCGCATTGATGTTCACTGCACTTGGGTTTCCCAGCCTGTTCTCGATCTCCTTCCATCAGACCTCCCTGAAGCTGTCCCGGGAGGTGAGATCATCCGCGACCCTGGCCTCGGTGTCTTCTGCGATAACGCCATGGACATGGTCATCTCAATTTGGCCTCAACCTGGCCGGGACTTCAAGGCTCGTGCAGTCAAGACTGCCATGAAGCGCCTTAACGAGgttggtcttgttggcatGCACGATGCTGGAGCAACTCCAGACACTTTGAATCTCTACAACGAGCTCTCTTCGGGAGACGACTGGACCCTTCGTGTCTATGCAATGTTGGAATGTCCTCAGCGTAACTCGTACTGCCCAGAGGTAGCTGTCAAGTTCGCCCGAGACGATGATCGCTTTGCAGTTCAGAGTGTCAAACTATTTGCGG ACGGCGCTCTCGGAAGTTGGGGCAGCGCCATGCTCGACCCATACTCCGATCACCCGTGGACATCAGGCTCGCTCCTTATCAACGCCTCTGCTCTTACTGATGTGACCAAGCGCTGGGCTGCCGACGGATACCAGGTCAATATCCATGCTATCGGTGATCTTGCCAATCGTAACGCTGTTGACGCTCTTGAGGCGGCTCTTGTCCAGCAATGTCTTCATGAGGCTACTGCTCAGGGTGCATATCCTTCGACTCTGGACCAGTCCGTAAATGGGTCTCACGACCAGATTGAAGCACGTGCTGCTTGTCAAGCTCGTCATCGCTTTCGCATTGAGCACGCCCAAATAATTCACCCAGCAGATCAGCGACGGATTCTAGAACTCGGCATCATTCCCTCAATCCAACCCACACATGCAACATCAGACATGAAGTATGCTCTTGCTCGTCTCGGTAAGGACCGTCTCTCGTCCTCCGCCTACCGGATGCGTTCTGTTCTTCCTGCCCATCCGATTCTGGGTAGCGATTTTCCTGTCGAGCCCCCCAACCCATTCCAGGGCATCTACGCCGCCGTAACCCGTCGAAGCCCGCATACGGGTCGTGGAACAGACGATAGCCCTGATGGCTGGCACACAGAAGAGGCATTGAGCTTAGATGAAGCGATGTGGGGATTCACGGGAGCTCCTGCTTATGGGGCCTTTCTTGATAGTCGCGCTGGTGTCATCCGCGAGGGTGCTTTAGCTGATTGGGTGGTCCTTGATACCCCTATTGAGTCTTATGATATAGATGATTTACGCACCCTAAAGGTTAAGGAGACATGGGTGGCAGGCAAACAGGTGTATGCACGATCTAACGATGACTAG
- a CDS encoding amidohydrolase ytcJ-like (At least one base has a quality score < 10), whose translation MAVTGSLVRWGLVLPLIVVAFAVAYRLQQPLTASDEEDLATYCYKSIRTHDPENAEAQCFTVADGVFTAVGPRDADQSMIDGYVIPGLWDGHGHLLQYGEFLHSVDLFGAQSLAEVRTRIKDYISANPGAGSKDNWVRGVGWDQTFFGRMPTAADITQDTELSSIYLMLDRIDVHCTWVSQPVLDLLPSDLPEAVPGGEIIRDPGLGVFCDNAMDMVISIWPQPGRDFKARAVKTAMKRLNEVGLVGMHDAGATPDTLNLYNELSSGDDWTLRVYAMLECPQRNSYCPEVAVKFARDDDRFAVQSVKLFADGALGSWGSAMLDPYSDHPWTSGSLLINASALTDVTKRWAADGYQVNIHAIGDLANRNAVDALEAALVQQCLHEATAQGAYPSTLDQSVNGSHDQIEARAACQARHRFRIEHAQIIHPADQRRILELGIIPSIQPTHATSDMKYALARLGKDRLSSSAYRMRSVLPAHPILGSDFPVEPPNPFQGIYAAVTRRSPHTGRGTDDSPDGWHTEEALSLDEAMWGFTGAPAYGAFLDSRAGVIREGALADWVVLDTPIESYDIDDLRTLKVKETWVAGKQVYARSNDD comes from the exons ATGGCTGTCACAGGCTCTTTGGTCAGATGGGGACTCGTCCTGCCCCTCATAGTCGTCGCTTTTGCAGTTGCGTACCGTCTTCAACAGCCACTCACAGCTTCGGACGAGGAAGATTTAGCAACATATTGTTATAAATCCATCCGGACACATGATCCTGAGAACGCTGAAGCTCAATGTTTCACTGTTGCGGATGGCGTCTTTACTGCTGTTGGCCCACGAGATGCTGATCAGTCGATGATAGATGGTTATGTGATCCCAGGACTCTGGGATGGACATGGTCACTTGCTCCAGTACGGGGAGTTCCTCCACTCTGTTGATTTGTTCGGTGCCCAATCTCTCGCGGAGGTGCGTACGAGGATCAAAGACTATATCTCTGCCAACCCTGGAGCCGGATCGAAAGATAATTGGGTTCGCGGAGTTGGATGGGATCAGACCTTTTTTGGGCGTATGCCTACAGCT GCAGATATCACGCAGGATACAGAGCTCAGCAGCATCTATCTCATGCTTGATCGCATTGATGTTCACTGCACTTGGGTTTCCCAGCCTGTTCTCGATCTCCTTCCATCAGACCTCCCTGAAGCTGTCCCGGGAGGTGAGATCATCCGCGACCCTGGCCTCGGTGTCTTCTGCGATAACGCCATGGACATGGTCATCTCAATTTGGCCTCAACCTGGCCGGGACTTCAAGGCTCGTGCAGTCAAGACTGCCATGAAGCGCCTTAACGAGgttggtcttgttggcatGCACGATGCTGGAGCAACTCCAGACACTTTGAATCTCTACAACGAGCTCTCTTCGGGAGACGACTGGACCCTTCGTGTCTATGCAATGTTGGAATGTCCTCAGCGTAACTCGTACTGCCCAGAGGTAGCTGTCAAGTTCGCCCGAGACGATGATCGCTTTGCAGTTCAGAGTGTCAAACTATTTGCGG ACGGCGCTCTCGGAAGTTGGGGCAGCGCCATGCTCGACCCATACTCCGATCACCCGTGGACATCAGGCTCGCTCCTTATCAACGCCTCTGCTCTTACTGATGTGACCAAGCGCTGGGCTGCCGACGGATACCAGGTCAATATCCATGCTATCGGTGATCTTGCCAATCGTAACGCTGTTGACGCTCTTGAGGCGGCTCTTGTCCAGCAATGTCTTCATGAGGCTACTGCTCAGGGTGCATATCCTTCGACTCTGGACCAGTCCGTAAATGGGTCTCACGACCAGATTGAAGCACGTGCTGCTTGTCAAGCTCGTCATCGCTTTCGCATTGAGCACGCCCAAATAATTCACCCAGCAGATCAGCGACGGATTCTAGAACTCGGCATCATTCCCTCAATCCAACCCACACATGCAACATCAGACATGAAGTATGCTCTTGCTCGTCTCGGTAAGGACCGTCTCTCGTCCTCCGCCTACCGGATGCGTTCTGTTCTTCCTGCCCATCCGATTCTGGGTAGCGATTTTCCTGTCGAGCCCCCCAACCCATTCCAGGGCATCTACGCCGCCGTAACCCGTCGAAGCCCGCATACGGGTCGTGGAACAGACGATAGCCCTGATGGCTGGCACACAGAAGAGGCATTGAGCTTAGATGAAGCGATGTGGGGATTCACGGGAGCTCCTGCTTATGGGGCCTTTCTTGATAGTCGCGCTGGTGTCATCCGCGAGGGTGCTTTAGCTGATTGGGTGGTCCTTGATACCCCTATTGAGTCTTATGATATAGATGATTTACGCACCCTAAAGGTTAAGGAGACATGGGTGGCAGGCAAACAGGTGTATGCACGATCTAACGATGACTAG
- a CDS encoding hypothetical protein (At least one base has a quality score < 10), with the protein MPATITYGKKRNRVILRTLGTRRQRAIPKPLLPDRLQAEFHINNPPKQASRKREMVDSQTAEEMASWLLDDATPEPLSSRGENLSPKKRRTTTPRNSLSIDSSQAISPLDLPSPIKTPLRALDNHPRTSRMGKHSPPKALGRVPRRAATTGRHTDTSQKRPSTSLQRRHGPTRSLSYDPLKFHPTKDFAAATSVAFNTCDKNARNRVAEGCQIPHIQNRCAAEEITGKLAAMLAATNALKPPPQQANCSTSRFGRMVPSKVRAKVSNAWDRFHPKVMNHEETQAPAFPPSGDEQSDRWIRGSIVLTPRSHAPTENASPISNIELRLNEGGNLNKSKVQQIVGGRVNRKPLADDGKSLRNGKLVEDPFSERADRRALTCFENRLKQGSNDGQKTPPPSLCNPFESEKGFDDNIEDRFLNSTPVGSSTPRILIVRPSTSSSGCCSALSDMHTPEKHCNEKLGSLSTSGRKEIGQHHFSGHKLLDPGDDVLVNSVTQARRLSEKANRNLHISNRMKKHPSPSKEALEKLDLQLQQYTHVRVSEPVKHDMNELGMESMDASPSLKAYERKRLSLTRLSVTNIDELVDPVCGNVHHRRGSSTSMLQLVRSPYVLQNSVKLHKDIRLAPPYRPAGVSPSDVDELH; encoded by the exons ATGCCAGCTACCATCACATAcggcaagaagagaaacagaGTTATTCTGAGGACGCTGGGAACACGTCGCCAAAGAGCCATACCAAAACCTTTACTACCTGATCGGTTGC AAGCAGAGTTCCATATAAACAACCCCCCCAAGCAAGCATCCCGGAAGAGAGAAATGGTTGATTCGCAAACTGCGGAAGAAATGGCAAGCTGGTTACTAGACGATGCCACACCAGAGCCCCTCTCCAGTAGAGGAGAGAACTTGTCTCCAAAAAAGCGCCGGACCACTACCCCGAGGAACTCGCTTTCGATTGATAGCAGTCAAGCTATCTCGCCGCTGGACCTCCCTTCACCTATCAAAACACCACTCAGAGCTTTAGATAATCACCCTCGGACCTCCCGCATGGGCAAGCACTCGCCACCGAAAGCCCTGGGAAGAGTTCCTAGACGAGCTGCCACGACTGGTAGACACACGGATACGTCACAAAAGCGACCAAGTACAAGCTTACAACGCCGCCATGGGCCTACGAGATCGCTGTCTTATGACCCCCTCAAGTTTCACCCTACGAAAGACTTCGCAGCGGCAACATCTGTGGCGTTCAATACCTGTGACAAGAATGCGAGAAACCGTGTTGCAGAAGGGTGCCAGATTCCTCACATCCAAAACCGGTGTGCCGCTGAAGAAATTACTGGAAAACTGGCCGCTATGCTGGCCGCTACCAATGCACTTAAGCCTCCGCCACAACAGGCCAACTGCTCGACCTCAAGATTCGGGCGTATGGTACCGTCGAAAGTACGTGCAAAAGTCTCGAATGCTTGGGATCGCTTCCATCCAAAAGTCATGAATCACGAAGAAACACAAGCTCCGGCCTTCCCCCCCTCAGGCGATGAACAAAGCGATAGGTGGATTCGAGGGAGCATTGTTCTTACTCCTCGCTCACATGCACCAACTGAGAACGCATCTCCGATTAGTAACATTGAGCTCCGCTTGAATGAAGGGGGCAACCTCAATAAAAGCAAAGTCCAGCAAATCGTTGGAGGTCGCGTTAACAGAAAACCATTAGCAGACGATGGGAAGTCCCTCAGAAATGGAAAACTTGTGGAGGATCCATTCTCTGAACGAGCTGATAGGCGAGCTCTAACATGTTTCGAAAACCGGCTGAAGCAAGGTTCAAACGATGGTCAAAAGACGCCTCCCCCTTCGCTGTGCAATCCATTCGAATCCGAGAAGGGATTCGACGACAACATTGAAGATAGGTTCTTGAACAGTACACCAGTCGGATCTTCAACACCTCGGATTCTAATCGTGCGGCCATCAACATCGAGCAGTGGCTGCTGCTCCGCGTTAAGCGATATGCACACACCAGAAAAGCATTGTAATGAGAAACTGGGATCTTTATCGACGTCTGGCCGAAAAGAAATCGGGCAACACCACTTTTCGGGCCATAAGCTTTTGGATCCTGGTGACGATGTATTGGTTAACTCGGTCACTCAAGCTCGACGACTTTCGGAGAAAGCGAATAGAAACTTGCATATCTCTAACAGGATGAAGAAACATCCGTCACCCAGCAAAGAAGCTCTAGAAAAGTTGGATCTCCAACTCCAGCAGTATACTCATGTTCGTGTCTCTGAACCTGTCAAGCACGATATGAATGAGCTTGGAATGGAATCTATGGACGCAAGCCCTTCCCTGAAGGCATATGAAAGGAAGAGATTGAGCTTGACTCGTCTATCGGTCACCAATATTGACGAGCTGGTTGATCCAGTGTGCGGGAATGTTCACCACCGCCGAGgctcctcaacatcaatgcTCCAATTGGTACGAAGCCCCTACGTGCTACAAAATTCGGTCAAGTTGCACAAGGACATTCGGCTGGCGCCACCTTATCGCCCAGCTGGTGTTTCCCCTTCTGATGTGGACGAGTTACATTAG